The following proteins are co-located in the Alcaligenes faecalis genome:
- a CDS encoding glutamate synthase subunit beta has product MGKTTGFLEFQRLQEAVEAPLKRVKHWKEFVQVLNDEQAGQQAARCMDCGIPFCHNGCPVNNIIPDWNDLVYRQQWKEALDVLHSTNNFPEITGRICPAPCEAACTLNIDRAPVGIKSIEHAIIDKGWAEGWVVPQVPTHKTGKRVAVIGSGPAGLACAQQLARVGHDVTVYEKSDRIGGLMRYGIPDFKLEKHLLDRRIAQMQAEGVQFCPSTYIGQAQDQAAQEPGLTLLSPDELELQFDAIILAGGSETPRLLDAPGSQLQGVYPAMDFLRIQNQQVAGSRGTPAISAQGKHVVVIGGGDTGSDCVGTSTRQGAKSVTQFELMPRPPEQENTELTWPYWPMKLRTSSSHEEGCERDWAINTVELEGKNGQVKELRAVRVEWKTDPATGRMSMTPIAGSEMTFPADLVLLAMGFTAPVRQVLDAFAVDADQRGNVAANTDDYQTSRAKVFAAGDMRRGQSLIVWAIREGRQCARSVDEFLMGSSTLPR; this is encoded by the coding sequence ATGGGAAAGACGACTGGATTTCTTGAGTTTCAACGTCTGCAGGAAGCCGTAGAAGCTCCTTTAAAGCGGGTCAAGCACTGGAAAGAGTTTGTCCAGGTATTAAATGACGAGCAGGCCGGCCAACAGGCCGCCCGCTGCATGGACTGCGGCATCCCTTTCTGCCACAACGGTTGCCCGGTCAACAACATCATCCCCGACTGGAATGATCTGGTTTACCGCCAACAGTGGAAAGAAGCCCTGGACGTGCTGCACTCCACCAACAACTTTCCGGAAATTACCGGTCGCATCTGCCCCGCACCTTGCGAGGCAGCCTGTACCTTGAATATCGACCGTGCGCCCGTAGGCATCAAATCCATCGAGCACGCCATCATCGACAAAGGCTGGGCAGAAGGCTGGGTTGTACCACAAGTGCCTACCCACAAAACGGGCAAACGCGTAGCTGTTATCGGCTCCGGGCCTGCCGGATTGGCTTGTGCCCAGCAATTGGCGCGCGTTGGACACGACGTTACCGTATACGAGAAAAGCGACCGTATTGGTGGCCTGATGCGCTACGGCATCCCCGACTTCAAGCTGGAAAAGCATCTGTTGGATCGCCGTATCGCACAAATGCAGGCCGAGGGCGTGCAGTTTTGCCCCTCTACCTATATTGGCCAGGCGCAGGACCAAGCCGCTCAGGAGCCGGGACTAACCCTGTTATCGCCTGACGAACTGGAACTACAGTTCGACGCCATTATCCTGGCTGGCGGCTCCGAAACCCCTCGCCTGCTGGACGCCCCCGGTAGCCAACTGCAAGGCGTATATCCCGCCATGGACTTCCTGCGCATCCAGAACCAGCAAGTGGCCGGTTCACGTGGCACCCCCGCCATCAGCGCCCAAGGCAAGCATGTCGTAGTGATTGGCGGCGGTGACACCGGCTCGGACTGCGTGGGCACCAGCACACGCCAAGGCGCCAAATCAGTCACGCAATTTGAACTGATGCCCCGCCCGCCCGAGCAGGAAAACACGGAGCTGACCTGGCCCTACTGGCCCATGAAACTGCGCACCTCGTCCTCGCACGAAGAAGGCTGCGAGCGCGACTGGGCGATCAACACCGTAGAGTTGGAAGGCAAGAACGGACAAGTCAAAGAACTGCGCGCCGTGCGCGTGGAATGGAAAACCGATCCTGCGACAGGCCGCATGAGCATGACGCCCATCGCCGGCTCCGAAATGACCTTCCCTGCCGACCTGGTGCTGCTGGCCATGGGCTTTACAGCCCCCGTTCGCCAAGTTCTGGACGCCTTTGCCGTAGACGCCGACCAGCGCGGCAACGTCGCGGCCAACACGGATGACTACCAGACCAGCCGAGCCAAAGTCTTCGCCGCCGGAGACATGCGACGCGGCCAGTCCCTGATCGTCTGGGCCATCCGCGAAGGCCGTCAGTGCGCCCGTTCCGTAGACGAGTTCCTGATGGGGAGTTCGACGCTTCCCCGCTAA
- a CDS encoding UvrD-helicase domain-containing protein, whose translation MSTFVTTPGHTVPTDLNAMQRQAVLYMDGPCLVLAGAGSGKTRVITQKIAYLLRECGYTGRQVVALTFTNKAAREMNERIRALVDPKLLRGLTVSTFHSLGLRMLREEAQHVGLKPRFSILDSNDALAIIQELLATTDKGRLKSVQQEISLWKNALMGPDEAERAANSPSQIEAARIYRDYAATLIAYQSVDFDDLIRLPAQLMQDNQEVRERWQRRVQYLLVDEYQDTNLCQYQLVRSLTGQRNMFTVVGDDDQAIYAWRGATVENLAQLPKDYPDLKVVKLEQNYRSVQRILQAANNVIGNNPVVFGKKLWSDLGFGEPIQVHVTDDEQNEADSVAMRISAERFERQAEWRDFAVLYRGNHQARIFEQALRNLRIPYTISGGQSFFDKAEIRDILSYLRVVANDDDDPAFIRAATTPRRGIGQATLQVLGQFAAEHKLSLFSAVSQIALTDRLPERQLEPLRVFAQFIGRIQERADRVESDQEGHETAVSELLDELLRAIDYEHYLYDMFDERPAQTRWENVLELITWLKSKAADDGLSLNDLVQRVALITMLERGEDEDPDAVKLSTLHASKGLEYPHVFLVGVEEGLLPHIGRDDEDIDPDKEADILAQRIQEERRLMYVGITRAQRSLRLSWCKKRRRARENLVRERSRFIDEMKIEDPGAQEDPTQAALSPKQRLDMLKNLLNKS comes from the coding sequence ATGTCCACCTTCGTTACTACCCCCGGCCATACCGTCCCCACCGACCTGAACGCCATGCAGCGTCAGGCCGTGTTGTATATGGACGGACCTTGTCTGGTGCTGGCTGGGGCGGGCAGTGGCAAGACACGGGTGATCACGCAGAAAATCGCTTATTTGCTGCGCGAATGTGGGTACACGGGGCGGCAAGTGGTGGCGCTTACCTTTACCAATAAGGCCGCCCGTGAAATGAACGAGCGGATTCGCGCCCTGGTAGATCCCAAACTGCTGCGAGGGCTGACCGTCAGTACCTTCCACTCTCTGGGGCTGCGCATGTTGCGTGAAGAGGCGCAGCACGTGGGCTTGAAGCCGCGCTTTTCCATTCTGGATTCCAATGATGCGCTGGCCATTATTCAGGAGCTGCTGGCCACGACAGATAAAGGCCGTCTGAAGTCCGTCCAGCAGGAAATCTCCTTGTGGAAAAACGCCCTGATGGGGCCGGATGAGGCTGAGCGCGCTGCGAACTCGCCCAGTCAGATTGAAGCCGCCCGTATTTACCGTGATTATGCGGCAACCTTGATTGCCTATCAGTCGGTCGATTTTGATGATCTGATTCGTCTACCTGCACAGTTGATGCAGGACAATCAGGAAGTGCGTGAGCGTTGGCAGCGTCGGGTGCAGTATCTGTTGGTGGACGAGTATCAGGACACCAATCTTTGTCAGTATCAGTTGGTGCGCTCTCTGACCGGCCAGCGCAATATGTTCACGGTGGTGGGGGACGATGATCAGGCGATCTATGCCTGGCGGGGTGCCACCGTGGAGAATCTGGCGCAGTTACCTAAAGATTATCCCGACCTGAAAGTTGTCAAGCTGGAGCAGAACTATCGCTCGGTGCAGCGCATCTTGCAGGCTGCCAATAATGTCATTGGCAATAATCCGGTCGTGTTCGGTAAAAAGCTCTGGTCTGACCTGGGCTTTGGTGAGCCCATCCAGGTTCATGTGACGGACGATGAGCAAAATGAGGCAGACTCGGTTGCCATGCGCATATCGGCAGAACGCTTTGAGCGTCAGGCCGAGTGGCGTGACTTTGCTGTCTTGTACCGGGGCAATCATCAGGCCCGTATTTTTGAGCAGGCGCTGCGTAATCTTCGCATTCCCTACACCATCTCGGGTGGGCAGAGTTTTTTTGACAAGGCCGAGATTCGTGACATCCTGTCTTACTTGCGTGTCGTTGCGAACGATGATGATGATCCGGCATTTATTCGTGCTGCCACCACGCCAAGGCGTGGTATTGGGCAGGCTACCTTGCAGGTGCTCGGGCAGTTCGCAGCAGAACATAAGCTGTCCCTGTTCTCTGCTGTGTCCCAGATTGCACTGACGGATCGCCTGCCCGAGCGTCAGTTGGAGCCTTTACGTGTTTTTGCGCAGTTTATAGGGCGCATCCAGGAACGGGCGGACCGGGTAGAAAGCGATCAGGAAGGGCATGAAACGGCTGTCAGCGAATTGCTGGATGAGCTGCTGCGGGCAATTGATTACGAACACTATCTCTACGATATGTTCGATGAACGCCCCGCGCAGACCCGTTGGGAAAACGTGTTGGAGTTGATTACCTGGCTGAAATCCAAAGCAGCAGATGATGGCTTGAGCTTGAACGATCTGGTGCAGCGAGTCGCCCTCATCACCATGCTGGAGCGTGGTGAAGATGAAGACCCAGATGCGGTCAAGCTATCCACGCTACATGCCTCCAAAGGTTTGGAGTATCCGCATGTGTTTTTGGTCGGGGTGGAAGAGGGGCTGCTGCCTCACATCGGGCGCGATGACGAAGATATTGATCCAGATAAAGAGGCCGATATTCTGGCCCAGCGCATTCAGGAAGAGCGGCGTCTGATGTATGTGGGTATTACCCGTGCTCAACGCAGCTTGCGCTTGAGCTGGTGCAAGAAGCGCCGGCGCGCACGCGAAAACCTGGTACGGGAGCGGTCGCGCTTTATTGATGAGATGAAGATTGAAGACCCTGGTGCTCAGGAGGATCCGACGCAGGCGGCCTTAAGTCCCAAGCAGCGGCTGGATATGCTGAAGAACTTGTTGAATAAGTCTTGA
- a CDS encoding primosomal protein N': MTATPDALSASASTGPFWLHVALDVPLDGVFDYQHHEPVLVGQRVIVHFGRRQMIGVVVALPEQPSYPPEQVKPIDQLLDDLPPFPEDWLRMARFASTYYHRPLGEVMMPSLPGPLRKPSAYLGKRSAGGPVLRMAKRKEKKVEPVDSDVLPVLNAEQQAAVGGVMAAKPGSCLLLHGVTGSGKTEVYMRVLEQVLAAGRQVLFMVPEINLTPQFEQVLRARLARVLPGDVLAVLHSGLSEGERLRSWLRVNSGQARILLGTRLSIFTPMPELGLIIVDEEHDASYKQQDGLRYSARDLAVWRGYDLKVPVVLGSATPSLESWNHARQGRYSLLSLPKRAREVSLPRVRLVDTRHLRLESGFSPQLLDALEACLDRGEQSLVFINRRGYAPVLHCASCGWLSQCPRCTVYTVLHRQNGFKHNLQCHHCGYQAPVPRACPDCGDQDLQPMGRGTQRIEEFLSERFPNARLVRIDADSTRLKGSAQQLFEQVHAGEVDIMVGTQMVAKGHDFIRLSVVGVLNADATLFAHDFRAPERLFAQLMQVAGRAGRHTEGADVIIQTGYPEQAVYQSLIKHDYIGFAQSALNERESVGLPPFAYQVLLSAEAPQLADAIRLLTQARRLPEEYPNEFPGVDQVFLYDPVPLRVLRVAKIERAQLLLESAHRPALQAFVRYWGPQVAQLAKQHKVRITIEVDPLEI, translated from the coding sequence ATGACTGCCACCCCTGACGCTCTTTCTGCATCGGCAAGCACCGGACCTTTTTGGTTGCATGTGGCTTTGGACGTCCCCCTGGATGGGGTGTTTGATTATCAGCACCACGAACCTGTTCTGGTCGGGCAGCGTGTCATTGTGCATTTTGGGCGGCGGCAGATGATAGGGGTGGTGGTGGCCTTGCCGGAACAACCTTCCTACCCGCCCGAGCAGGTCAAGCCAATTGATCAGTTGCTGGATGACTTGCCTCCTTTTCCGGAAGACTGGTTGCGGATGGCGCGCTTTGCGTCTACCTATTACCACCGCCCGCTGGGCGAGGTCATGATGCCATCCCTGCCGGGGCCCTTGCGTAAACCCTCTGCCTATTTGGGCAAGCGTTCCGCAGGTGGTCCGGTACTGCGCATGGCCAAGCGCAAGGAAAAGAAGGTGGAGCCGGTGGACAGCGATGTCCTGCCCGTGCTCAATGCCGAACAGCAGGCTGCGGTAGGTGGCGTTATGGCGGCCAAACCCGGTAGCTGCCTATTGCTGCATGGCGTAACGGGTAGCGGGAAAACCGAAGTCTATATGCGGGTTCTGGAGCAAGTGCTAGCCGCTGGTCGGCAGGTTCTGTTCATGGTCCCCGAAATCAATCTGACCCCTCAGTTCGAGCAGGTCCTGCGCGCCCGCTTGGCGCGCGTCCTGCCGGGCGATGTGCTGGCCGTCCTGCATAGCGGCCTGTCCGAAGGTGAGCGGCTGCGCTCCTGGTTGCGCGTCAACAGTGGTCAGGCCCGCATTTTGCTGGGAACACGGCTGTCCATTTTTACCCCCATGCCCGAGCTGGGCCTGATTATTGTGGACGAGGAGCACGACGCTTCTTACAAGCAACAGGATGGTTTGCGCTACTCCGCTAGGGACTTGGCGGTGTGGCGTGGCTACGATCTGAAAGTGCCGGTGGTGCTGGGTTCAGCCACCCCGTCGCTGGAAAGCTGGAATCATGCTCGGCAAGGGCGCTATAGCCTGTTGAGCCTGCCCAAGCGGGCGCGAGAGGTTTCCTTGCCGCGAGTGCGTCTGGTCGATACCCGTCATTTGCGCCTGGAGTCGGGCTTTTCTCCTCAATTGCTGGATGCGCTGGAAGCATGCCTGGACCGTGGCGAACAGTCGCTGGTTTTCATCAACCGGCGTGGCTACGCGCCTGTGTTGCACTGTGCCTCTTGTGGCTGGTTGTCCCAATGTCCGCGCTGTACGGTTTACACCGTGCTGCACCGGCAAAATGGCTTCAAGCACAATTTGCAGTGTCACCACTGCGGCTATCAGGCCCCCGTGCCGCGTGCATGCCCGGATTGTGGCGATCAGGACTTGCAGCCCATGGGCCGGGGTACTCAGCGTATTGAAGAGTTTCTGAGTGAGCGTTTTCCCAATGCCCGTCTGGTGCGTATCGACGCGGACAGCACCCGCTTGAAGGGCAGTGCGCAGCAATTGTTCGAGCAGGTGCATGCGGGCGAAGTGGACATCATGGTGGGCACCCAGATGGTGGCCAAAGGCCACGACTTCATACGCCTGAGCGTCGTGGGGGTGCTCAATGCCGATGCCACCTTGTTTGCCCATGACTTCCGGGCGCCTGAGCGCCTGTTTGCTCAGTTGATGCAGGTGGCTGGTCGGGCCGGTCGCCATACCGAAGGGGCGGATGTCATTATCCAGACGGGCTACCCGGAGCAGGCCGTTTACCAAAGCCTGATCAAGCACGATTACATAGGCTTTGCCCAAAGCGCCTTGAACGAGCGCGAGTCGGTAGGTTTACCCCCTTTTGCCTATCAGGTGCTCCTGTCTGCCGAAGCGCCACAATTGGCCGATGCCATTCGCTTGTTAACCCAGGCACGTCGTTTGCCTGAGGAATATCCGAATGAATTTCCGGGCGTGGATCAGGTTTTCCTGTACGATCCGGTGCCTTTACGTGTTTTGCGCGTCGCCAAAATCGAGCGTGCTCAACTGTTGCTGGAAAGCGCCCATCGTCCGGCCTTGCAAGCCTTTGTGCGCTATTGGGGACCACAGGTTGCACAATTGGCCAAGCAGCATAAAGTGCGCATTACGATCGAGGTCGACCCCCTCGAGATTTAA